In Humulus lupulus chromosome 6, drHumLupu1.1, whole genome shotgun sequence, a single genomic region encodes these proteins:
- the LOC133784363 gene encoding uncharacterized protein LOC133784363 yields the protein MNDNNGFVVGDHDRHSQSHHSHSPTSISQKLHSSISNMSCCFGPNKHHNHHHHHHHHHQAISPIHVSKSRLLGRSSSAWMKSRSHVHDHDDYVHGGHLPELKGKCRNLISRISRGCHRRHHSADFHYDALSYSRNFDDDETDDTDDAFPFRSFSSRLPQSPPPAKEDDDEKDRVEDEEEEETEPSSTPSSAAEMIIACR from the coding sequence atgAACGACAATAATGGCTTCGTGGTTGGAGACCACGACCGCCACTCCCAGTCCCACCACAGCCACTCTCCGACCTCCATATCTCAAAAACTCCATTCTTCCATCTCCAACATGTCATGTTGCTTCGGCCCAAACAAACACCAcaatcaccaccaccaccaccaccaccaccaccaggcCATCAGCCCCATCCACGTTAGCAAGTCTCGGCTTCTCGGCCGGAGCTCCTCCGCCTGGATGAAGTCCCGGTCTCATGTTCATGATCATGACGACTATGTCCATGGCGGCCACCTCCCTGAACTCAAGGGAAAGTGTCGAAACCTCATCTCACGTATCAGCCGCGGCTGCCACCGCCGCCACCATTCCGCGGATTTCCACTACGATGCTCTCAGTTATTCTCGCAACTTCGACGACGATGAAACCGACGACACTGACGATGCGTTCCCCTTTAGAAGCTTCTCGTCGAGGTTGCCACAATCTCCGCCGCCTGCCAAAGAAGACGACGATGAGAAAGACCGAGtcgaagatgaagaagaagaagaaacagaACCCAGTTCCACGCCGTCCTCGGCGGCGGAGATGATAATTGCTTGTAGATGa